gaaatgcatttattacagTTAGAGGAGTTGATTTTAGTAgacctctgttcaaagatgcatcatcatttttttgttacatcCTCAGCTTTCTTTGAGTATAAAGAAGATGGAGGAAGATTCCCCAACCCTCCATCCTACAATGTTGCCACCACTTTGCCCTCCTATGATGAAGCTGAGAGAAGCAAGGCAGAAGCTGCCATCCCCCTGGTCACAGGAAGAGTCACGGTACTCTGCTTCTACTGaaatcatttctgatggcttAGACTCTTGTCTTACACCAAACATTGAAATaaacctgaagaaaacaagTTATTGATGTGCATATTTCTTACAGGAGGAAGACTTTGTGGCCAGAGATGACTTTGAAGATGTTGATCAGCTGCGAATAGGAAATGACGGCATCTTCATGCTCACTTTCTTCAGTAAGAAACTTTTAGCAACCTAACAGTTGGCTTGTGCCCTAAGAGTAAAACTTATATTAATGAGTCCTGTCACGAAAATGAACAAGTTGcactcgtttttttttttttttttatcaagagATCAAAGAGGAGGAGAATGTGTGCCAGTCAGTTTGGTAACTCTAAAAGAACCAGTGTTTGTTTACTTTGCTTTATTAATGACTGTCTCTCTGTCACCAGTGGCATTCCTCTTCAACTGGATTGGCTTCTTCTTGTCGTTCTGTTTGACCACATCAGCCGCCGGGCGATACGGCGCCATCTCTGGCTTCGGCCTGTCTCTCATCAAATGGGTTCTCATCGTCAGGGTGAGAGCTGCTTACCGAATATGTGAAACAACCATTTCAGCCACTGAGTTACTGTGGTTTTGTTCCACAGGAGGAATTTCAGTAACTTTGTAGGATCATGTCTTATGCTTTCATTGAGCAGCTCCTTACAGCCGTTActtcttgtgtttctgcagttttctaCCTACTTCCCTGGTTACTTTGACGGGCAGTACTGGTTGTGGTGGGTCTTCCTGGCTCTGGGTGAGTGAGACATATGTTAGAGATAAAGTAGCATTTCCTATCATTTCCCACAGTTGCATTCTactaattgttttttttatataatgtgaatttctttgtgttatttctttGAACTCCAGGCTTCATGCTGTTCATCAGAGGATTTGTTAACTACTCCAGAGTGCGTAAATTGGCTGATCCCACTTATGCCACTCTTCCACGAACGAGGGTACTCTTCATTTATTAGAGGTACGTTATATATGCCACACTGCATACACACTGTACTCCAGTTACAATTAGATTCAGGCAACAGTGAAACTGAACTGTTAAAACTGCGTCGCTTAGGGCGTATTCTGTTCTAAATAAAACAGTCCAGGTCATCATAACTGGTCGCTCACTCTTTGGAGTCTGTATTAGACTGATTACTGATTGGTTGAATGTTTGCTGTAGCATCTGAATATTTAGCTCAGAAATCAGCCACTTATGCTGACCTAAATCTACAGTCATGAAACCTGCTGCTTCATGTGGCACCTGCACACCGCTACATACCATGGAGCAGCCTCTGTCAGCTGTTGCCTGGGTGGTTAAACAGCATCATATTAAAATGATGTCACAAGGCACTGATAAGAAACTTGAGCTTTTGTGAAACTGAACGAGCAAACTGATTGATTTGTTAATGTTTTCGTGCATTTATACCTACAGACAGTACTGATAAAAAATAGTTCAGGAAAAATATTTCAGCCAGTATCAGTAATACTGTGAGCGACTCCAGTGGAATCCACTGTAATCATCTAGTAAACGTCCATGTTAACTGAGTCTACACACAGTAGTCTAAGAACTGAAGTAGGTAAATAAGTGGCACTGCCGAGTTACACCtgaagacatttctaaatgtgaTCTGTACATCTAAACTCAGGATGTGGACGAAAAGGacatgaagaagatgaagagttTAAAATTGAAGTGAAGACACTTGACCAGACAAGTTCTAGATGATGACGACGACtcaagacaataaaatattcaggaactatatcacttgtttttttttttcgttttgaaAATTTATTAATGAAATTAAAGGTTAACAGTAAAAGTCCCTCAGTGTACTCATTAGTGGCTAATGTTAAGtgctatttacatttgtttgtatgGATTAGTAATGCCTTATATCATTTGATGGTAGCATATGAGCATGCATCTGCCCTTAAAGTCAAAAAATAGGGAGAGTTTGATGTTGGTGACACTCGAAGCCAACTTTAGTACAACACTCTGTAGACTTGCCATAGCATGCAGCACACTTTGTAATCTGCACTAGTGTCACTTCATGGTTCTATTGGGCTGTTTTTAGATACTGCTTACTTAAAAAGTAGCAAGCTTTCATCAGCAAAATGCTAATATCTGCATTACCACATACTGTGTTTCACTCACCTGTTGGCTTTAAGAGGTGTTGCCAGTTTTTTCTTTAGCCAGGAGGGGGCAGTATAGTCTGCAGCTTCTCAGTTATTATTCattaaggataaggataaactttattgatcccacagtggggaaagttcaccgttacagcagctccaaagaaaaagtataaaggcagtgcaggaatagataagaaaaagaaacacagtgcaaaaattgcagaaaaaaaacattatatacagatgatttttttttcttataaatatcatgtagaagattatatacaagaggatgaggtatcagttattgcactgatgaggtatcagttattgcacataagtaggagGATGCATGTCTAAAATGGGGTcagaaaaaaagtgcagcagtaaacgGTACACGGTGGAGTTTATAGTGCGGCATTGTACAATCTaacagatgctggaataaacGACCTGTGGAAGCGTTCCTTCTTACACCTAGAGAAGCGCCTTCAGTCTGTTGCCGAAGGCgcttcttaaggagttcacagtctgatgcagagggtgggaggagtttctgatgatagaagacagtttggccagagccctcctctctcccaccacctccatggagtccaggGGCATTTTCATAGTAAAACATGCTTGTGATTCAAACACAGTGTTGGTGGAACACATCTAAATTACATCCATGTGTCAGAGGTAACAATTTTGCCTGTCAGACGTTTTGTTGTACATTAAATCAGGTGAAACTATCCAGCGTGGAAGCAGAATTCAAGTTAAAGATATGGTcttagaagcatttttaaacAAGCCACAGCAAGAAATCGGATGACCACAAATGTCAAGTGACAAACCCCAGAGCTGCTCTGTTGACAGCAAGAggatgcagaatttttggacAGTGACAGCAGAGGACTCTGATAATAAGTCAAATCAGATCAAATCAATGTTTGGGTGTATGAGCATCTTCTGTTCCACGTCATTAATTTAAGACTTTCATTCATATAGACGTAACAGTGTGACCTCCTTGCGACTCCTCAGGGAGTCACTCGACATCCCATTCAATGTCACTGGAGAAGCTCTGTGAATATAGAAGAGTGTTAGCTGTCTGCACTGCAGCTGTTCATGAGCTCAGTCTGACATTTGGATCACATTAtctaaaagcataaaaaataacttaaattcCACTTCCAGGTGAGTTTTTGCCTTAAGATTTAATTGATctggaaagtgttttttttcttctaaggATTCTTCATCCTGTGTAAGACGTTAGCTATCTTGTGGGTGTCAGTTATATCAAAGAATGTTGTATGCAGGTGCACTTTTAGAAACATAACCAGTAAAACCCAGAGGATGTTCCCATCATTATATTCAGTCAGACATGTAAAACAAGGTGGAGCaggatgttgttttttgttttatattaagAGCAAATTGAATCAGTGGTTAACTTCATATTTCCGCCATGGCTTTGATTACAGACCAATTATGCTTATTTCTAGGTGATGTAGAGCTGCAGCCTTTGGGGTTTTGTTGTTCTGAAATTGTACAGAAAATGTTTAGTGTTCAATAAATGTCACTTTCAATGCGTCTTTTGGGTCTGGATTGTTGACTAGTGCCACTGATATTTACATTATGCTGTTATGGTAGGCAGCATCACAAGTACTACATTCATCTGCTGACAATCAATAATGGTTATAAAGAGTACAGTTTACAGATTAGGAAGGGGTTGGAGACATTAAAATGCGTTGCATGAGACTGCAacagaaaaatgcttttgtaACTTCATTTTGCACAAAGGCGGGCCCTTGTGGCAAAAAGATGTAACTGTTGGAAACGATCGGATTTGTTAAAACTTTGTGACAGCCTTTTCAAGAGGTCAGTGTATACATTTCTAATCTGCTGGGGAATTATGTTGTAAGAAGAAAACATAGATTACAAAAAGTTTTGATTAAAGGAGACTCGCAGCACATGACCTTCATCAAGCCAGCAAGATATTCAGGGagttaaatgtgttatttttcattctAATGACTTCATAAGTAACTGTTTCTAAGTAACCACACCTGCATCCATAACCACATAAGCAACAAATTACTTCTTCATGCCTCTAACTTGCCTtcaatttgcagtttttaaaggaATGTACTATTTGGATAACTTAAAAAACAATTCACAGtggcatttaaagaaaaaatattgttttgaaTTCTCAGTTACACTGAGAAGGAAAAATGATAGGggctttctttattaactttccagCAGCATATTTGATGAACTTTTTAATAACTCACCATGAAGACACAGCTTGACTCCACACCACTGTCTGCTaagctctgctacatgtgcttcAGACAGCGCTGGGAGTAATAAATACAATAAGAGCAGAGGAGTGCAATACAAAGCACGATTAATAGGTTCTCGCATGGTTTGTTGGTATAACCAGGGTTTTTAGAGTCACAAAGTTGGCTCTTTTGTGACCTGCTAGAACACCTGCACAGTTCAAACTTAAATCGGCTGTAAGAAGCACTGACCTCTCACCAATTCGTTTCCTCACAATTCTCCACAAGAGATGGACTCTCAGCTAAGCGAATGTTGTATCTGTAAGCCTGCTGCGCTGTACGTTAGCAGTCCCACTGAAGGAAGCTGTGCAGGTACATCAGACAAACTGTGTTGCCATGGGAATCTACATGTATTCAGCTGGTCATGAAGAAAATGGATAAACATGTTATATTTGGTGCTGATTTCCTTTCCAGTTCATTTTACACTgcttgtactgcagctaatcgaagaaggcagaaaactgaCTATTCTATATTCTATTATCACAAAGAACATTCAACCCGTAACATTAATTGGACTTTGATTTGGCTAAAAACTAAAGTGATATCCGTCTTGACTATCgtgtttaaatgtatgaagtttAACAGCTTGAATGTGCAACTGTTACTTCACAAACAAGCAGCAGGCATTGAGAGCAAACtgagtggtaaaataaatatattatctTGCatgattaacagttttctaccagcattcctctcatttgcagtcatttttattttcatttctttgttgcTTTCTATTGTAACAACCTTTTCCTCTTGACTGAAGTGTGCAGCGTGCCATTGGTCTACTTTGTGCACAAGAAGAGTCAAACTGTCaggaaattatttctgtaaGACAAAGACTATTTTTGCTGTTAGTTCATACCACAAAATTTCccaacacaaaatcaaaactcaGTGAGGCTTTAAAGTCTTTCTAATGatttacttgcagcaaggagTACAGGCAATGGGTTACACCTGCACTGAGGCAGTCTCagcccttgtccacacgtagccgagtatctcacaaaacgaagatatttttctacgattcggcctatcatccacacgaaaacgcaaatttaacgtcatcaaaaacgattctttttaaaaactccaaccaaagtgaagatttgcgaattctccgttttatgcgtctgcatgtggacatcagtaaccggggttttgcgtttcgaaacgtcaccgcctgcgacaaaatatgttcttacgtcacatatgcgacctgtgtttacattcggtaacagtatggatgctctcacaaggttttgggcgctgtttcttgtacaggcgcttttaacttgcttgtttttacaagcccagatactgctccacattaggacgacgttaaggacggttattcttaCTCTGATTggata
This Amphiprion ocellaris isolate individual 3 ecotype Okinawa chromosome 13, ASM2253959v1, whole genome shotgun sequence DNA region includes the following protein-coding sequences:
- the LOC111565143 gene encoding NEDD4 family-interacting protein 1-like — protein: MAEQNSSVRYQELVNEEEPAQSCQEGPAQEAPPPYSSIAAANSAFFEYKEDGGRFPNPPSYNVATTLPSYDEAERSKAEAAIPLVTGRVTEEDFVARDDFEDVDQLRIGNDGIFMLTFFMAFLFNWIGFFLSFCLTTSAAGRYGAISGFGLSLIKWVLIVRFSTYFPGYFDGQYWLWWVFLALGFMLFIRGFVNYSRVRKLADPTYATLPRTRVLFIY